The Thermococcus eurythermalis genomic sequence GAGGTTTAACCCTTCAGCTTCAGCTCGCCCTCCTTTTCTATGGCCTTCAGCGTGGACTCCAGCCTGCTGAAGAGCGCCCGGAGGGCCTCCCCGGGGGCCTTGGCGTAGTAAACGTAACCCAGCCAACCCCTGTTCACGAGGGTTCTCTCGACGAGGCCCAGCTCAAGGAGGTGCTTCAGCTTTTCCCTGACGATTCTCTCGGACAAGCCGAGGGTTTTCGCAATCTGCCTCGGCGTCAGTGACTCCCGCTGAAGGAGGGAGTAGATTTTTATCTCAGACTCACCGAGTTCAAAGGCCTTCAGGCTTTTCGAGAGGGCACGGAGCACATCCTCCATCGGCAACCCCCTGAAGATTTTCCTTCATACCTATCCCCCAGTTAGTGAAAAGGTTTATAACGCTTTCTTCAAAGGGTGAGCGGTGGTAGTGATGACATCGATTTCAGCCGTTGTTAGAAACCTCCGGCCACTGGAGGGGAGGGCCTACATAGCACTGATTGGGTTCGCCCTTCTGATGAACTGGGGGAGTGCCGAGGTATATGAGCTCGTTACAGCGTTCCTGGCGGGAGTCCTCTTCGTGTGGTACGCTTTCTCAATAAACAACTGCTTCGACGTTGATACGGATTCCAAAAATCCAGTGAAGGTTAAGAAGAACCCCATAGCCTCCGGAGAACTGTCGTTTAGAGAAGGGCTGGCGATATCTGCTCTGCTCGCGGTGACGGGGCTCGGACTTGCACTGACCACAAATGGAACCGCGTTTGCGGTTTACGTTGCAATGCTAATCCTCGCCACACTCTATTCGGCCCCACCGAGGCTTAAAGCGAGGCCCATAGTTGACGTGCTGTCTCACGGGCTGTTCTTCGGGGGTCTGCCCTTCATCTACGGGGCGCTCATCGATGGGAGCCTTTCAGAGGCGGAAATCCTGATAGCCACAGGGATAACCCTCTACTCCTTCGCCCTCGAGCTGAGGAATCACCTCTCGGACTACGAGAGCGACCTAAGGGCCGGACTCAGGACAACCCCGATAGTCATTGGGAAAGGGAGGAGCGAGCTCCTCGTGGAGGTTTTCTCGGTCCTCGCTATCGCGGTAACTCTGTACACCCTCAAGCCC encodes the following:
- a CDS encoding UbiA prenyltransferase family protein, giving the protein MTSISAVVRNLRPLEGRAYIALIGFALLMNWGSAEVYELVTAFLAGVLFVWYAFSINNCFDVDTDSKNPVKVKKNPIASGELSFREGLAISALLAVTGLGLALTTNGTAFAVYVAMLILATLYSAPPRLKARPIVDVLSHGLFFGGLPFIYGALIDGSLSEAEILIATGITLYSFALELRNHLSDYESDLRAGLRTTPIVIGKGRSELLVEVFSVLAIAVTLYTLKPHLIIASSLMFAGRGLGINQRTVYRIFDMAMVGAVLAAGGTAL
- a CDS encoding helix-turn-helix domain-containing protein encodes the protein MEDVLRALSKSLKAFELGESEIKIYSLLQRESLTPRQIAKTLGLSERIVREKLKHLLELGLVERTLVNRGWLGYVYYAKAPGEALRALFSRLESTLKAIEKEGELKLKG